GCCTTGAGAGTCAGGCGAGGCAATCGTAACGACATATAGGGGCTGGCCTGTTGATGATTGACCCTTTACTTCAACCTTCACACGATTGGATTGCTTCTCGATTTGAGCAAGCTTGTCGCCGATTTCCGAGAATTTCATAAAATCATAGTTTTCGCTATTGAATAAGCTGCCATCCTTCTCTTCGTATGCATTTACATAGCTCCACTTTAAAGACTCAGCGAGCGCCGGAGTCCATGGTGAAGATGCCAGCAAACTTGCAGCTACTGCACCAGAGATAATTTTTTTATGCTTCATTTATGTATTCCTCCGAAATAATATTTTGTATATTTATACATAATAATTATTAAATATTATTTCGGCAATCGTACAAAACTCCTAAATATTTGTCTCGGCATCATAACCCTTGATTTTGCTTGGTTTTTTACGTAATTGGGAAATAAATCAGAATGAGGATATAGGAAGATAGTCACCAGGCAGAGGCAAAATTAAAAACAGGGCGGGTGGCCCTGTTTTATTGTGGCTGCATTGTTCGGTTGTGACGCTTGCGGTTCCACTGTCTCGCTTTATACTTCTGTTCAAGTTCAGCGACAGGTTTTGCAGCAAGTGCGTTCTTAAATTCAACTGGTGTCTGCTTTACTGAAAAAACAACAGTATTGACAGCTTTCTTTTTCTTCTCAAAATCAGTCATCAGCTTCTGTTGCTTAAACTTGAGTGAATCGGTTTCTTCTTTTATGGCATTCGTTTTGTTCTGTACCCGGGTTGCGGTCTCTTGAAGACTATCAATCGTAGGCTTGGCATCTTTATATGTTTTATAAACAACATACCCAAGATAACCGAGGGCTGCCACGATAACAGCGATACTTATATAAACAATGATCATAAAGCTTGCCTCCCTTTACATTAGTTCCATTACAAATACAATACCCAATTTAAGCTTGAACATAACTGCAATTCCGAAGAAAGGCGGAAATTGTTAATTTTGAAGTATTTGTGAAATGATGCACATACTTATTCTAAAGTGTGACGAACTTCACAAACAGGAGACTTAAATCACAATACAATTTAAACATAGAGGAAATATCATTAATGAAAACTCCGCATTCGAAATTATAGGAGGACAAACGAGATGAAAAAGAAACTAGTCATGATAGGAAACGGAATGGCAGGAGTAAGGACGATTGAAGAATTACTTAAACTTCAGCCAGATGGATATGAGATCACTATTTTTGGGGATGAGCCGCATCCAAACTACAATAGAATTATGTTATCTACAGTCCTTCAAGGAGATAAGTCAATCGAAGACATCATCATGAATGACTGGGAGTGGTATAAGAGTAATGGCATCCAGCTTTATACAGGGGAAGCGGTAGTCGAGATAGACAAGCAGAAGAATCAGGTAATATCCGACCAGGGACGTGTGGTAGATTATGATGAGTTGATCATCGCTACAGGCTCCAGCTCGTTTATTCTTCCGGTGCCCGGATCAGATAAAAAAGGAGTAGTCGGGTTTCGTGACATCCATGATTGTGAAATGATGATCAAAGATTCCGAGCAATATAAAAAGGCCGCTGTAATTGGCGGAGGGCTGCTAGGCCTGGAAGCTGCGAGAGGCTTGCTGAATTTGGGGATGGAAGTCGATGTTATCCATTTGATGCCGCATCTGATGGAAAGACAGCTTGATGAAACAGCTTCAGGAATGCTGAGAAAAGAGCTGGAAAACCAGGGCATGAATTTCTTGCTTGAAAAACAGACTGTGGAAATTTCAGGTGAGGAAAGGGTAACAGGACTTAGATTCTCAGACGGTTCCGAAATCGAGGCCGACCTTGTCGTGATGGCTGTCGGCATCCGACCTAATGTCCAGCTGGCCAAAGATAGCGGCATTTATGTCAACAGAGGGATAGTCGTCAATGATTATCTGGAGACAGATGTGCCGAATATATATGCCGTTGGGGAATGTGCTGAACATAGAGAAATCGTCTATGGCCTTGTCGCACCGTTGTATGAACAGGGTAAAGTACTTGCCGCCAACCTAGCAGGAATCCCAACGAACCCATATGAAGGCACGATTTGCGGAACCCAGCTGAAGGTATCAGGCTGTGACTTGTTCTCTGCAGGGGAGATTGGTGATGACGAAGGAACGAAATCAATCAAGGTCCACAATGAATTTGATGGTATCTATAAGAAAATTGTCATTCGTGACAATAGGATTGCCGGGATCGTGCTTTATGGTGACACCAAGGACAGCAATCGCCTGTTCAGGATGCTGACGAAAAGAGAAGACATCAGCGGCATGACAAGCGTCTCGATCCTAGAAACAAGTGGCTGCTGCGGCGGTGGAGAAGCAGGCGATGTAGCGGCGATGGCTGATGACGAGCTTGTCTGCGGCTGTAATGGTGTCACAAAAGGAACGATTGTCGACGCAATCCGTACAAATGAGTTGACTACTGTTGATGAAGTTGGTGGCTGCACGAACGCTGGCCGTTCATGCGGAAGATGTAAATCACTCATATCCGACATCCTCGCGTACACGCTTGGCGACCAATATGATACTTCGGCTAAAAAAGCAGGAATCTGCGGCTGCACAACTTTAAGCAAAGATGAAATTGTTGCCGAAATCAGGTCAAAAGGTCTTACGAATGTCAGGGAAGTCATGAATGTGCTCGGCTGGTCCCAAGAGGAAGGATGTTCGAAATGCCGTCCGGCAATCAACTACTACCTTGGTATGATAAATTTTGAAGGCTATAAGGATGAACGTGATTCAAGGCTGGTTAACGAGAAAATGCATGCCAACATCCAGAAAGATGGAACATATTCAGTTGTGCCTAGAATGTATGGCGGCGTGACGACTGCGGCAGACTTGAAGAAAATTGCAGAAGTTGCCGAGAAGTACGACGTGCCTTTGGTAAAACTGACGGGGGGACAGAGGATTGGCCTATTTGGTGTCAACAAAGAGGACCTTCCTGCAATGTGGGAAGACCTGGGGATGCCTTCTGGATATGCGTACGGGAAGACACTGCGTACTGTAAAAACCTGCGTTGGTGAAAAGTTCTGCCGTTTTGGCACACAGGATTCAATGGGACTTGGAATTGAGCTCGAGAAAAAGTTTGAGCGCCTTGATACACCGCATAAGGTCAAGATGGGAGTTTCTGCTTGCCCAAGGAACTGTGCGGAATCCGGAATTAAAGACATTGGCTTTGTCGGAGTCGATGGCGGCTGGGAAATCTATATCGGCGGAAATGGCGGAACAGACCTGCGTGCTGCCGATTTGCTTGATACCGTTAAGACAAAAGAAGAGGCATTAGAAATTACAGGAGCATATCTCCAATACTACCGTGAAACAGCTGCATATCTTGAAAGGACAGCACCTTGGCTTGAAAGAATGGGACTTGAACATGTCAAGGAAGTCCTCGCCGATGAGAATATGAGAAAGCAGTTAAACGATAGGCTGGACAAGACTTTGGAACGATATAACGAGCCATGGCAGGAAGCGATTTCTGATAACGGAATTAAAGAAAAGTACTATCAAGTACGCAAAGTTACGGTTGAATAGGAGGATGGATGATGATGCAGGAAACAATGGTTAGAGTCAAGCTTGCGGATTATGATTCCCTGCCTGTGGGGGCAGGGCAGGCAGTTACAGTAAATGGCGAGAATATCGTCTTGTTCCGGATATCCAATGGAGAGGTCAAAGCGGTTGAAAACCGCAGTCCACACAGAAAAGGCGGTACACTTGCTGATGCACTCGTAAGCGGGAAGTTTATCTACTGTCCAGTCTACGACCTGAAGATATCCCTGGAAGACGGGAAAGTTCAGGCTCCGGATACAGGCGAAGTAAAAACGTATCATGTTGAAGTAATCGAAAATGAAGTGTATATAACAATATGACCTAAGAGGGGGAACCTCTCTCTAAATGAAAGGCAGAAGCGCCTTGAGCTGCTCAAAGCTAACGCTTCTCGCAAGATACTCGAAGAGGCAACCTCAAGGATTAAAACTGGCTAGGCGCTGGAACTGGACACTAATCTAATTGTGAAAAGTTTATACTTTATACAGCAGTGAAAGGGCGGGAACACAATGGAAAAAGGAAGAGCATTTTTAGTCGGAGCCGGACCTGGAGACGTCCAGTTGATAACAGTTAAGGGGATGGAAGCAATCAAAAAGGCAGAGGTCATTCTATATGACCGCCTTGCCAATCCGAAATTGCTGGATTATGCTCCTTCAGATTGCGAACTGATCTACTGCGGCAAGCTGCCTGACCGGCACGTCCTTCGCCAGGAAATGATCAACGACCTTCTGGTTGAAAAAGTGCTTGAAGGAAAAATCGTTGTCCGCCTCAAGGGCGGCGATCCTGGAGTGTTTGGGCGGGTAGGCGAAGAAGCAGCTGCCCTGGCTGAAAATGGACTTTCCTTTGAAATTGTTCCGGGAATCACTTCGGGAATATCTGCGCCACTTTATGCAGGAATCCCCGTTACACACCGCGAATTTGGCGAATCCTTCGCGGTTGTGACAGCCCATGACAAATCTGAAAATGGCCAGCCAAAACTGGACTGGAAGGGACTTGCCACCGGTATTGACACCATTGCTTTTTACATGGGTATTTCAAATCTTCCTTATATCAGTGAAAGTTTGATCAAGAATGGAAAGTCACCAAATACCCCGGTCATCCTCATCCAATGGGGAACTTTCTCCCGGCAGCAGACTTTGGAGGGAACTCTGTCCAATATTGCCGCCAAAGCGAAGGAGATTAATTTTACCAACCCTGCCATTACCCTTGTTGGCGATATCGTATCACTTAGGGAAAAGTTGAATTGGTTTGAAAAAAAGCCGCTGTTTGGCAAACAAATTTTACTGACCCGAACGGGTACTGATGAAAGTGAACTAGCCAAAGAGTTGATGGATCAAGGAGCAGACGTGATTGAGTTTCCAAAGTGGAAAAAGGTTACTATACCTGTAGACAAGGTGGTAGTTAAGAGAATATCAGAATACGAACAGATTCTTTTTACATCTCCTGAAAGTGTCAGTGAATTCTTTGAAATCATATTCACTGAAGGAATCGATATCAGAAAGGTGAAAGCAGACTTTTACGGCTGTTCAACAAAGTCTGTTAAAGCATTGAATGAAAAAGGCTTTATTGGGGAATTGGAAGGGGAAATGCCGCTAACTGGCAAGTTGTTAGTTGTAGGTGACAGCGATTTTTCACAGGAGTATTCCCATGCTGAAATGTTCATAACGTCCAAGAAAGTCATCGACGAACAATTCACACCGATTTTTAAAAGGGTTCTAGAGGAAGCTTCTATTAATACAATCGTTCTGCCAAGCAGCAAATCTGTAAAAACAATTATTGAAGAAGGGATACTGAAGGAGATCATTCCGCAGCAGCTCCTGAAAACATCAAAGGTTGTTTGCATGGGAGTTAGGACAGCAGAAACTGTAGTGAAATTTGGTGTATATCCGAATGAGGTTTTAGAAGCACCAAATAAAACCGCCGTGATCGATTGTTTGGCCAGAAAAGAATCTGAACTGGCATTCGTGTAATGGATTTGTTTTTAAAGGAGAGAAAGATATGGAAGCAACGGTATTCATCAGCCATGGCAGTAGAAGTGAGCAAGGAAACAAGGTCTTTGTGTCGTTCATCGAGAAGGTGATTTCGACAGGGGAGGGTACGAATGCTGCCTATGGATTCCTTGAAAATGCCCGACCAACTATTTTCGAAGCGGTCGAAACATGTATTTTAAATGGAGCTTCATCAGTAACCGTCGTTCCGGTATTGCTGCTTCCGGGCATCCATGCAAATGTGGATATACCAGAGGAGCTGGAAAGGATTAAACAAAAGTATCCGGAAATAGAGATATTCTATGGCCAGCCGCTTGGTGTGAATGAAACTATATTGGAAATCGTCCTGGACCGTCTGAAGGAAAAAGGCTTTTCAGGTATGAAGTCAGAGACCATCCTGCTCGTCGGGCATGGCAGCAGAGACCCCCTGGCTGAGGCAGAATTTGAGAAGCTGGCAGGGCGGGTTCGGGAGGCAGTACAATCCAAAGTTGATACTGGGTATATAACGACTCAGCCTTTTTATGGAGAAAAGCTAATGGGAAGCGAGGTTCACAAGAAGGTGTACGTTCTGCCATTCTTGCTTTATACTGGCGGCTTTACTGTTAAAATGGAAGAAACAATAAATAGTATTTTGGTTCAAAATCAGGAAAGAGAGATTGTCCTGTGCGAACCAGTCGGCTTCGATGACCGTCTTGGTGAGCTGCTTCTGCAAAGAGTTGATGAAGCAAGTTTTAAAAAAAGTCTTCGCTAATGGAATTGTGAAAATCGCCAATAAAGTTGTGAAAACCGCCAATAAATTTTTATTTTCGCCAATAAAGTTGTGAAAACCGCCAATAAATTTTTATTTTCGCCAATAAAACTGTTAACTCCGCCAATAAAATAAAATTCGCAATCAACATTGCCGATAAATGGAGAGTGAAAGCATGCTTTACCCTATGAATCTACGGATACAGGATCGGGATGTCGTGGTAATAGGCGGGGGCAAAGTCGCTCAACGAAAAGTCCTGGGCTTGCTGGATGCTGGCGCAAAAGTGAAGGTAGTGAGCCCGGAATTAACAAGTGAATTGCTGCGACTATCCGAAACAGGCAAGATTTCCTGGCGGCCTGTGCCCTATGCGATTGAAGATCTTGATGGGGCATTGCTCATCGTTGCCGCCACTAATGACCGAGAGACGAATCTGTCAGTTAAAAGGGATGCAGCACCAAATCAATTGGTTAATCTTGCAGATGATCCGGAAAAATCGGACTTCCAGGTTCCATCCGTGATGAAAAGAGGCAAATTGACGGTTGCCGTCTCGACATCTGGTGCGAGCCCGGTACTGGCTAAGAAGATTTGCCGCCAGCTGGAGCAGGTGTTTGATGAACAATATGACAGCTATCTAGATTTCCTGGCAGCCAGCCGAAATGAAATCAAAGCGGCTGTCAAAGATGAAACAGTAAAAAGGAAGCTTCTAAGAACAATAGCAGACGAGAGTTTCGTAAAGGACCCCTTTAGGGAAGAAAGGTTTGCCAGGCTGCTTGAAGAAGTGAAAGGTGAGGAGGGAAGGTAAAGCGTGCATGCGCACAATTACTTCCCTCTTTTTTTGGTTCAAATGTCGAGCTTCGTATAAGGTAGGCTGGTTGCGATTGAGGAAATCCGTAAGTCCTTTTTTCACATTAATGTTCAGTTTTAACAAAGAAATGCTGTTTAGATGAAGGGATATACTGGAAATGGTATACTAAACAGGATGATTTTCAGGTTAGGAGTCTTTTTTATGAATAAATTTGTTGTGTTCCTGAAAGGAAAACGAAATGGCAAACTGGATTCCAGCTTGCTGGCAAGGCATATTGAACATCTTAGGCAGTTGAATCAGGCGGGACAGATGGTGATTGCCGGTCCTTTTAAAAATAACGAGCAAGCCATGCTCATCCTCAACTGCGATGGTATCGATGAAGCAATCAGATTAGTGGAAAAAGATCCATTCATCAAAGAAAAATATTACAATACATATGACATCAACGAATTGATCGTCGCCAATGAGGAAAATAACTGGCTGATGGAAAACTCGCAAACGAAGGGCAATCTGGTCCACTAATAAAAAAAGAGCCTTCCAGCAAAGCTGGAAGACTCTCTCTTGTAGTGCGATTATTTTGTTTCAACCTCAACGATGACTTCCTCAGTCACAGTTTCAGCCTTCTCATCAGTCGACTTTTCAAAAACAGCCAGTACTGCAGAAATAATAGCAGCAAACTTCTTAGCGACTTCACTTGCATATAAGCTAGCTTTAGACGCAGCTTTATTGTCAGCAGAAGGGTTTACTGTTTCTTCTTCAACAGCAGTATCATCAGTAGCAACTTCCTCGGTCACTTCTTCAGTAGCAGTCTCGTCAGTTACAACTTCCTCAGTCACTTCTTCAGTAGCAGTCTCGTCAGTTACAACTTCCTCAGTTACTTCTTCAGAAGCAGTTTCATCAGTTACCACTTCCTCAGTCACTTCTTCAGTAGCAGTCTCGTCAGTTACAACTTCCTCAGTTACTTCTTCAGAAGCAGTTTCATCAGTTACCACTTCCTCAGTCACTTCTTCAGTAGCAGTCTCGTCAGTTACAACTTCCTCAGTCACTTCTTCAGAAGCAGTCTCGTCAGTTACAACTTCTTCAGTCACTTCTTCAGCAGCAGTCTCGTCAGCGGCAACTTCTTCAGTCACTTCAACTGACAAAGCAACAGCCGAATTTTCGTTAGCTTTCTCTTTAGCAACATCGCTAGCGTTGAAAGCTTTAGAGTTCTTTTTGTTAGCAATAGAAGGAGATACTTCTATGTTTTCTTCAGTAACCTCTTCTTCAGAAGCAGTTTCGTCGGCAACAACTTCCTCAGTCACTTCTTCAGTAACAGTTTCATCGACAGTAACCTCTTCAGTTACTTCTTCGGAAGCAGTTTCATCAGCGGCAACTTCTTCAGTCACTTCTTCAGTAACAGTTTCATCAACAGCAACCTCTTCAGTTACTTCTTCGGAAGCAGTCTCGTCAGTTACAACTTCTTCAGTCACTTCTTCAGCAGCAGTTTCATCAGCGGCAACTTCTTCAGTCACTTCTTCAGTAACAGTTTCATCAACAGCAACCTCTTCAGTTACTTCTTCGGAAGCAGTCTCGTCAGTTACAACTTCTTCAGTCACTTCTTCAGCAGCAGTTTCGTCAGCGGCAACTTCTTCAGTCACTTCAACTGACAAAGCAACAGCTGAATTTTCGTTAGCTTTCTCTTTAGCAACATCGCTAGCGTTGAAAGCACTTGACTTCATTTTGTTGGCAATAGAAGGAGAAACTTTTTCGTCTTCTTCAGTAACGTCTTCTTCAGTAACGTCTTCTTCAGTAACGTCTTCTTCAGTAACGTCTTCTTCAGTAACGACTTCTTCAGTCACTTCAACAGACAAAGCAACAGCAGAATTTTCATTAGCATTCACCTTAGCTGTTTCACTTGCGTTGAAAGCTTTTGAATTAGCTTTGTTAACAGCAGAATTGTTCACTTTTTCTTCAGTGTCGTCTTCTTCTGTATCTTCATCTTCATCTTCTTCTTCAGTTTTCACTGTTGCATCTGTATCAAGATCGATATCTTCAGAATCAGAGTCATTTTCTTCTTCTTCATCTTCAGTTTTTACAGTTGCATCTGCATCAAGGTCGATGTTTTCAGAATCCTCTTCAGATTCTTCCTCTTCTTCATCTTCCTTTTTCATTTCAGTGTCAGCGTCAAGCTCAGCTTCTTCATCTTCTTGCTTTGTTGCTGTATCTTCTTCAAGCTCAGCAGTTTCTTCTGATTCAGCATCTTTCTCAGTGTCATCAGTTACAACTGGCTCTGCTTCAACAACCTCATCAACAACTGGCTCCTGAGTCACAACTTCTTCAGTTGGAACTTCCTCAGCAGGAGCTTGTTGAACAGTTGAATGAACTGCTGCGTTTGGTGCTGCGTTCTTTTTAGCGGTTTCACTTGCATGAGTGCTAGCCTGTGATTTCGCTGCTTTTTCTTTAGCTTCCGCTTTTGGTGCTTTTACCTGAGGCTTGGCAGCAGGCTTTGCGGGAACAGCCGGTTTAGCTTTTACGTTAGCTTTCTTAGCAGTCTGTGCCTGTGCTGGTTTCACTGCGTGAGATTGTTCAACTTTAACTTTTTCAGGTCCTGCAGCTTGAGTGAATTGACCACCAGTCAGTACCCCGATTGATAATACTCCAGCTAACATAAAAGACTTCACAACTTTAGTTCCATTAATATAGTTATTCATTTTAATAATTCGCTCCCTTTTAATTAACGTTATCCGTGGCAATTGCGTCGGTATACGGTAAAAAAGCAGGAGCTTTGAGCGGTGGCGGTGATGGCGGGGCATTGACCCACTGGCTTTGAAAAACAGCAACTCGCGATGTATAAGGCTGTAGGAGATTAAAGTTAAATGATTCATCCCAAACAAACCACTTATCGTTAATGAAAGTGCTCGCGTTTCCATAACTTGTCCTGTCACTTGACGGCCCCCCTGAAGCCTTAGTGCGTGAAGGAGGGGTAGGAAGGTTATCTCCCTTTGGAAACCTCTCATGTTGGGATGAATCGTGTTCATCTTTTTCAACTGGAGGTGTTTTTTTGATTGCCGCTTTGGCCGTTCTTTTAACATTGGCCGGCGTCTCTGCGGAATCTCGGGATGGCTCAACCTTTTCCTTTAACCCAGGTGATCTGCGCTGTGTTTCTTTTGCATAATCACTCTTATTATGTATGGATTTTAAAGCATCTTTATTTCTTTGTTTAATGTTATGCTTTGTCTTATGTTTTACCTGTTTTGACTTCTCGTTGACCAATGCCTTAGCCTGTTGAGGCAGGGCCGCTTTCTCACTTTTCTTGAGTGATTGAGCTTTCCTATTGGATTTAACTGCATCAGCAGGCTTCTCTTTCAGCTTTGACTGGGCTGGTTTTTGAACGACTGGCTTCTGCACCGGCTGTTTTTTGGCAGCAGGTTCTGCTGGAGTTTTTTCAGAAGTCCTGGCATTCTCAGCCTTATCTGGCAGAGTAACTTGTTCAGCAGCTACAGGCTGTTGAGGCTTTCCGGCATTTGACCCTTTTTCAGCAAAAGCGTTGTCAGGCACCAACATAGCTGTACCAGCAATAAAGCCTGTAATGATCAGTTGTCGGAAGTGCATTCTTTCACCTCCTTTCATAGCGGTTTTCTATCTTTCCGAAATAGCATTCTAGTTTTCAAACCTTTTTTTGTCGGTTTTTGAAGGGTTTTATAACAAACCATTCTTTTAGCCTAAAAAGATATGCAAAGACCTGATACGATTTACCTTTCTTTTTGGTACTTATTAATTTGAGTGGAAAATTAATGGAATTATTCTTACTTGCCCTTTTATAAAAAAGGAGTAGAATGATAGTTATGCTTTAACCGTTTAAATGAAAGAAGGAAACAACATGAAAAATCTTCAAATCTATTTAATCCTTACAGGGGTCATGTTTTTGTGGGGAATGAATGTAACGGCCCTAAAAGTTATAGTAGGGAATTTCCCGCCAATCACGATCACCTCGCTCCGCGTCTTCACGGCTGGAGTCTCGGTGTTTATCATTCTATTTTTCTTGAAAAAAGTACGGCTGCCATCCAGGCAGGAGTGGATATATATATTCGGCGGCGCAATCCTGAATGTCACTGGCCACCATTTATTCCTTGGCATTGGCTTAAAAGTGACATCTGCTGTTAACGGTGGACTGATCCTCGGAATGGGACCATTGCTGACGGCTTTGATGGCGATTTTATTTCTTGGTAAGAGGCTGACATTTGTACGTACACTCGGTTTTATCTTCGGAGGGATTGGCGTTTCATTGACTGTGATGGCAGGTAGCGCTGGAGTTGCAGGCATGTCGATTGGCGACTTTTATGTCTTTCTTTCCATTCTTTCACAGGCGATCAGCTTCATCATAATCTCCAAAGCAGCGAAAACTCTCGATCCCCGATTGTTAACGGGATATATGCTGATCTTCGGTTCAATCCTGATGTTTTTCATCGGACTGTGGAAAGAGCCGAGTGGATTAACAAGCTTAGGAAGTGCTTCGATCGGAGTGTGGAGCGTATTTTTCGCATCAGCGATTTTCGCCACGGCAGTAGGGCACATGCTCTACAATTACGCAATCGGCAAGGCCGGACCAGCGGAAGCATCCATTTTCCTGAACTTGAATACATTCCTCTCAATCTTGTTCGCAGCCATCTTCCTCGGGGAGAATATTACCTCATCTCATCTCTTAGGACTGATATTCATCGTGTCCGGCGTTATCTTCGGTTCAGGAGCACTTGAGGAATTGGTTCTGAGAAACAAGATGAAACGGAACGCAGCTTAATATTATTATAGGGGCAGGGCTTCGGCTCTGCCCTTTTTGCATAATAAAACACCCGACTGGTATTAAAACGGGCGCAACTGGAATTAAATTAATGCCAACTGGAATTAAAACAGCATCAACTGGAATTAAATTGAGTCCAACTGGTATTAAAAAGCGATTTTGCGGCCCAACGGGGATAAAACTCGTTCCAGCGGGGATTAAGCTTGATTCAACGATGAAAAAACAATTTCCATGAAGAATAAACAATGGAATTAGATCAAGTTTCAGCTGGCCGGAAATTTAGGTCATGGCTCAAGGTTGCAAAGTGTCCATTTTCCA
This window of the Mesobacillus jeotgali genome carries:
- a CDS encoding DUF948 domain-containing protein, with the translated sequence MIIVYISIAVIVAALGYLGYVVYKTYKDAKPTIDSLQETATRVQNKTNAIKEETDSLKFKQQKLMTDFEKKKKAVNTVVFSVKQTPVEFKNALAAKPVAELEQKYKARQWNRKRHNRTMQPQ
- the nirB gene encoding nitrite reductase large subunit NirB; the protein is MKKKLVMIGNGMAGVRTIEELLKLQPDGYEITIFGDEPHPNYNRIMLSTVLQGDKSIEDIIMNDWEWYKSNGIQLYTGEAVVEIDKQKNQVISDQGRVVDYDELIIATGSSSFILPVPGSDKKGVVGFRDIHDCEMMIKDSEQYKKAAVIGGGLLGLEAARGLLNLGMEVDVIHLMPHLMERQLDETASGMLRKELENQGMNFLLEKQTVEISGEERVTGLRFSDGSEIEADLVVMAVGIRPNVQLAKDSGIYVNRGIVVNDYLETDVPNIYAVGECAEHREIVYGLVAPLYEQGKVLAANLAGIPTNPYEGTICGTQLKVSGCDLFSAGEIGDDEGTKSIKVHNEFDGIYKKIVIRDNRIAGIVLYGDTKDSNRLFRMLTKREDISGMTSVSILETSGCCGGGEAGDVAAMADDELVCGCNGVTKGTIVDAIRTNELTTVDEVGGCTNAGRSCGRCKSLISDILAYTLGDQYDTSAKKAGICGCTTLSKDEIVAEIRSKGLTNVREVMNVLGWSQEEGCSKCRPAINYYLGMINFEGYKDERDSRLVNEKMHANIQKDGTYSVVPRMYGGVTTAADLKKIAEVAEKYDVPLVKLTGGQRIGLFGVNKEDLPAMWEDLGMPSGYAYGKTLRTVKTCVGEKFCRFGTQDSMGLGIELEKKFERLDTPHKVKMGVSACPRNCAESGIKDIGFVGVDGGWEIYIGGNGGTDLRAADLLDTVKTKEEALEITGAYLQYYRETAAYLERTAPWLERMGLEHVKEVLADENMRKQLNDRLDKTLERYNEPWQEAISDNGIKEKYYQVRKVTVE
- a CDS encoding nitrite reductase (NAD(P)H) small subunit — encoded protein: MMMQETMVRVKLADYDSLPVGAGQAVTVNGENIVLFRISNGEVKAVENRSPHRKGGTLADALVSGKFIYCPVYDLKISLEDGKVQAPDTGEVKTYHVEVIENEVYITI
- the cobA gene encoding uroporphyrinogen-III C-methyltransferase → MEKGRAFLVGAGPGDVQLITVKGMEAIKKAEVILYDRLANPKLLDYAPSDCELIYCGKLPDRHVLRQEMINDLLVEKVLEGKIVVRLKGGDPGVFGRVGEEAAALAENGLSFEIVPGITSGISAPLYAGIPVTHREFGESFAVVTAHDKSENGQPKLDWKGLATGIDTIAFYMGISNLPYISESLIKNGKSPNTPVILIQWGTFSRQQTLEGTLSNIAAKAKEINFTNPAITLVGDIVSLREKLNWFEKKPLFGKQILLTRTGTDESELAKELMDQGADVIEFPKWKKVTIPVDKVVVKRISEYEQILFTSPESVSEFFEIIFTEGIDIRKVKADFYGCSTKSVKALNEKGFIGELEGEMPLTGKLLVVGDSDFSQEYSHAEMFITSKKVIDEQFTPIFKRVLEEASINTIVLPSSKSVKTIIEEGILKEIIPQQLLKTSKVVCMGVRTAETVVKFGVYPNEVLEAPNKTAVIDCLARKESELAFV
- a CDS encoding sirohydrochlorin chelatase; this translates as MEATVFISHGSRSEQGNKVFVSFIEKVISTGEGTNAAYGFLENARPTIFEAVETCILNGASSVTVVPVLLLPGIHANVDIPEELERIKQKYPEIEIFYGQPLGVNETILEIVLDRLKEKGFSGMKSETILLVGHGSRDPLAEAEFEKLAGRVREAVQSKVDTGYITTQPFYGEKLMGSEVHKKVYVLPFLLYTGGFTVKMEETINSILVQNQEREIVLCEPVGFDDRLGELLLQRVDEASFKKSLR
- a CDS encoding precorrin-2 dehydrogenase/sirohydrochlorin ferrochelatase family protein; translation: MLYPMNLRIQDRDVVVIGGGKVAQRKVLGLLDAGAKVKVVSPELTSELLRLSETGKISWRPVPYAIEDLDGALLIVAATNDRETNLSVKRDAAPNQLVNLADDPEKSDFQVPSVMKRGKLTVAVSTSGASPVLAKKICRQLEQVFDEQYDSYLDFLAASRNEIKAAVKDETVKRKLLRTIADESFVKDPFREERFARLLEEVKGEEGR
- a CDS encoding YciI family protein; this translates as MNKFVVFLKGKRNGKLDSSLLARHIEHLRQLNQAGQMVIAGPFKNNEQAMLILNCDGIDEAIRLVEKDPFIKEKYYNTYDINELIVANEENNWLMENSQTKGNLVH
- a CDS encoding DMT family transporter; the protein is MKNLQIYLILTGVMFLWGMNVTALKVIVGNFPPITITSLRVFTAGVSVFIILFFLKKVRLPSRQEWIYIFGGAILNVTGHHLFLGIGLKVTSAVNGGLILGMGPLLTALMAILFLGKRLTFVRTLGFIFGGIGVSLTVMAGSAGVAGMSIGDFYVFLSILSQAISFIIISKAAKTLDPRLLTGYMLIFGSILMFFIGLWKEPSGLTSLGSASIGVWSVFFASAIFATAVGHMLYNYAIGKAGPAEASIFLNLNTFLSILFAAIFLGENITSSHLLGLIFIVSGVIFGSGALEELVLRNKMKRNAA